From a single Hemibagrus wyckioides isolate EC202008001 linkage group LG27, SWU_Hwy_1.0, whole genome shotgun sequence genomic region:
- the LOC131347740 gene encoding E3 ubiquitin-protein ligase RNF166 isoform X1, translating to MMAMFRNFVSAAQLRQPHPQPQLQHGESLESQFSCPICLEVYHKPVSIASCAHTFCGDCLQPCLQVTSPLCPLCRMPFDPKKVDKSSSVEKQLSSYKAPCRGCSKKITLVKMRSHISSCTKVQEQMANCPKFMPVVPTSQPIPSNIPNRSTFVCPYCGARNLDQQELVKHCMENHRNDPNKVVCPVCSAMPWGDPSYKSSNFLQHLLHRHKFSYDTFVDYSIDEEAALQAALALSLSEN from the exons ATGATGGCGATGTTCCGCAATTTTGTTTCGGCTGCACAGCTCAGACAGCCTCATCCCCAGCCCCAGCTGCAACACGGAGAGAGTCTGGAGAGCCAGTTTTCCTGCCCCATCTGCCTGGAGGTTTATCATAAACCCGTCAGCATCGCCAGCTGCGCTCATAC gttcTGTGGAGACTGTCTTCAGCCGTGTCTCCAGGTGACGTCTCCTCTCTGTCCCCTGTGCCGCATGCCCTTCGACCCCAAGAAAGTGGACAAATCATCCAGTGTGGAGAAGCAGCTCTCCTCTTATAAAGCGCCGTGCCGAGGGTGCAGCAAAAAA ATCACGCTGGTCAAAATGAGGTCACACATCTCATCTTGCACAAAGGTGCAGGAACAGATGGCCAACTGCCCAAAGTTCATGCCTGTGGTTCCCACATCACAGCCCATACCCAG CAATATTCCAAACCGATCGACATTTGTGTGCCCGTATTGTGGAGCGCGAAATCTGGACCAACAAGAGTTGGTGAAGCACTGTATGGAAAACCACCGCAATGACCCCAACAAAGTG GTGTGTCCCGTGTGTTCAGCCATGCCCTGGGGTGACCCCAGCTACAAGAGCTCCAACTTCTTGCAGCACCTCCTGCACCGGCACAAGTTTTCCTACGACACATTTGTG GACTACAGCATTGACGAGGAGGCCGCACTGCAGGCAGCACtggccctctctctctctgagaactGA
- the LOC131347740 gene encoding E3 ubiquitin-protein ligase RNF166 isoform X2 — protein sequence MPFDPKKVDKSSSVEKQLSSYKAPCRGCSKKITLVKMRSHISSCTKVQEQMANCPKFMPVVPTSQPIPSNIPNRSTFVCPYCGARNLDQQELVKHCMENHRNDPNKVVCPVCSAMPWGDPSYKSSNFLQHLLHRHKFSYDTFVDYSIDEEAALQAALALSLSEN from the exons ATGCCCTTCGACCCCAAGAAAGTGGACAAATCATCCAGTGTGGAGAAGCAGCTCTCCTCTTATAAAGCGCCGTGCCGAGGGTGCAGCAAAAAA ATCACGCTGGTCAAAATGAGGTCACACATCTCATCTTGCACAAAGGTGCAGGAACAGATGGCCAACTGCCCAAAGTTCATGCCTGTGGTTCCCACATCACAGCCCATACCCAG CAATATTCCAAACCGATCGACATTTGTGTGCCCGTATTGTGGAGCGCGAAATCTGGACCAACAAGAGTTGGTGAAGCACTGTATGGAAAACCACCGCAATGACCCCAACAAAGTG GTGTGTCCCGTGTGTTCAGCCATGCCCTGGGGTGACCCCAGCTACAAGAGCTCCAACTTCTTGCAGCACCTCCTGCACCGGCACAAGTTTTCCTACGACACATTTGTG GACTACAGCATTGACGAGGAGGCCGCACTGCAGGCAGCACtggccctctctctctctgagaactGA